A stretch of the Corylus avellana chromosome ca6, CavTom2PMs-1.0 genome encodes the following:
- the LOC132185246 gene encoding uncharacterized protein LOC132185246, whose product MQASQSTKQLQQLTGKIATLNQFVSRSTNKCLPFCKILKKAFSWSPECDKAFQELNEYLVSPPLLSQPVEGEALYLYLAVSSSVISSALIREEQGVQKPVYFISKALHGAKERYPQIEKLAFALVPSARRLRPYFQAYTIKVLTEYPLRKILQKPDLSGRLVNWAIELGEFDIEFHLRASLKGKIGVVLEGPNGEKCEATVQLKFNTTNKEAEYKAMILGMNIAREMGVKNLKVRSDSQVVVGHIQGEYEARGSKMKKYLVKVKEIMEFFNKITFTKLPREENSQADALARMGSTTEEEVIAVDHPIQDLTEPSIVQANQVACIEEREQCPEWGHDILQFLKEGKLPFDNKLARKIRIQAARYTLVDRVLY is encoded by the exons ATGCAAGCGTCTCAAAGCACAAAGCAGCTTCAGCAATTAACAGGTAAGATAGCGACATTAAATCAGTTTGTCTCTCGCTCAACCAATAAATGCCTTCCCTTCTGCAAGATCCTCAAGAAGGCTTTCTCCTGGAGTCCGGAATGTGACAAAGCTTTCCAGGAATTGAATGAATATTTAGTCAGCCCACCGCTACTAAGCCAACCGGTAGAAGGGGAAGCCTTGTACCTGTACTTGGCGGTATCTTCATCAGTCATAAGCTCAGCCTTAATCCGAGAAGAACAAGGAGTGCAAAAGCCCGTCTACTTCATCAGCAAAGCCCTGCATGGTGCTAAAGAACGATACCCACAGATCGAAAAACTAGCATTTGCCTTGGTCCCATCTGCCCGGAGGTTGAGGCCATATTTTCAGGCGTATACAATCAAGGTATTGACTGAGTATCCCTTGAGGAAAATCTTGCAAAAGCCAGATTTATCAGGAAGATTGGTCAACTGGGCCATAGAGCTTGGAGAATTCGACATAGAGTTCCATTTGAGAGCATCCCTAAAGGG CAAGATCGGGGTTGTGCTCGAAGGGCCCAACGGTGAAAAATGTGAAGCAACTGTGCAGTTGAAATTCAACACCACCAACAAAGAAGCCGAATATAAAGCCATGATCCTCGGAATGAACATAGCAAGGGAAATGGGAGTAAAAAACCTAAAGGTTAGAAGTGACTCCCAAGTAGTAGTTGGACACATTCAGGGAGAGTATGAGGCTCGAGGAAGCAAAATGAAGAAGTATTTGGTGAAGGTAAAGGAGATCATGGAATTCTTCAACAAAATAACTTTTACGAAATTACCTAGAGAAGAAAACTCGCAGGCAGATGCCTTAGCTCGTATGGGCTCCACTACCGAGGAAGAAGTCATAGCAGTTGATCACCCAATTCAGGACCTAACCGAACCCTCGATTGTCCAAGCGAATCAAGTGGCGTGCATTGAAGAGAGGGAGCAATGTCCAGAATGGGGCCACGATATCTTACAATTTCTCAAGGAGGGCAAGTTGCCATTCGATAACAAGTTAGCACGGAAGATTCGCATCCAAGCAGCACGCTACACACTAGTTGACAGGGTCTTGTACTGA
- the LOC132185664 gene encoding LOW QUALITY PROTEIN: uncharacterized protein LOC132185664 (The sequence of the model RefSeq protein was modified relative to this genomic sequence to represent the inferred CDS: deleted 2 bases in 1 codon), which produces MAEVSSSSSPSYLNLLDPEPNDVAPQTQTLILTLDSLSYWSNLSDPQFPLNDLYSPRRSTLLIRSLPEDEDVSDIDSIANAADLYARDNQVNFVMDLFHQRVDQSQVMGDAHLVCEALNDSLFGVIEGNLDVGIDDGLDLDLGLGLDLGFRVDRHCFDGDESDNCGFMVENCAGGWCASTAYDDHDDDDDDDDDGFFVGQRVSRSESVQPRSTVSAGERVWLSGFGSDDSDEDENDLVLGIDLQSENDDYYGELDRVLEGANDDDTSVNVPLCWDSFQLEDHREANEDFEWEEVDGRVDEREFLSMFLDAEDERPPVLVSVSPVIGPEEEGSIVRVGGLENLGWEVLLNATNLEMNPGLDDDGEPYFGDHEDYIHNADAEYEMLFGQFADYDIMGRPPASKSVVQNLPWVVMTQEDVDNNNALCTVCKDDMNVGEQGKLLPCAHRYHRDCIVPWLGIRNTCPVCRYELPTDDADYEHKREQRASRSA; this is translated from the exons atggcagaggtctcctcctcctcctccccctcctACCTTAACCTCCTCGACCCAGAACCCAACGACGTCGCTCCTCAAACTCAAACCCTAATCCTAACCCTAGACTCCCTCTCCTACTGGTCTAACCTCTCTGACCCCCAATTCCCTCTAAACGATCTCTATTCACCCCGCAGATCAACCCTTCTCATTCGATCCCTTCCAGAGGACGAAGACGTTTCCGATATTGATTCTATTGCCAACGCTGCTGACCTGTACGCCCGCGATAACCAGGTTAATTTTGTCATGGATCTGTTCCACCAACGTGTCGACCAGTCCCAGGTAATGGGTGACGCCCATTTGGTCTGCGAAGCCCTTAACGATTCACTTTTTGGGGTTATTGAGGGCAACCTCGATGTGGGTATTGATGATGGGTTGGACCTCGATTTAGGGCTAGGGCTAGACTTAGGGTTTCGGGTGGATAGACATTGTTTCGATGGGGACGAGAGCGATAATTGTGGTTTTATGGTTGAAAACTGTGCTGGTGGG TGGTGCGCTTCCACTGCTTATGATGaccatgatgatgatgatgatgatgatgatgatggttttTTTGTGGGGCAGAGGGTTTCGAGGTCCGAATCGGTCCAGCCACGGTCCACGGTTAGCGCGGGGGAACGCGTTTGGCTTTCTGGGTTCGGATCCGATGATTCAGACGAGGATGAGAACGACCTCGTTTTGGGAATTGATTTGCAATCGGAGAACGATGATTATTATGGTGAGTTGGATCGTGTACTTGAGGGTGCTAATGACGATGATACAAGCGTCAACGTTCCTCTCTGTTGGGATTCTTTTCAATTGGAGGATCACAGGGAGGCCAATGAAGACTTCGAGTGGGAGGAAGTGGACGGTCGCGTCGATGAGAGAGAGTTTCTTAGCATGTTCCTCGATGCTGAGGATGAGAGACCACCAGTTTTGGTCTCGGTTTCACCAGTAATTGGTCCCGAAGAGGAAGGGAGTATAGTGAGAGTCGGAGGGCTGGAGAATCTGGGCTGGGAAGTTTTGCTGAATGCTACAAATTTGGAGATGAACCCGGGACTGGATGATGATGGTGAACCTTATTTTGGTGATCATGAGGATTATATTCATAACGCCGATGCGGAGTATGAGATGTTGTTTGGGCAATTTGCTGATTATGATATAATGGGTAGGCCTCCGGCTTCCAAATCTGTGGTTCAGAATTTGCCCTGGGTGGTTATGACTCAGGAGGATGTGGACAATAACAATGCGCTTTGTACAGTTTGTAAGGATGACATGAATGTAGGGGAACAAGGTAAGCTGTTACCCTGTGCTCATCGATACCACCGTGACTGCATTGTACCGTGGTTGGGGATTAGGAATACATGCCCTGTTTGTCGGTATGAATTGCCAACGGACGATGCTGATTATGAGCATAAAAGGGAACAAAGGGCTAGCCGCAGCGCATGA